The Methanoplanus sp. FWC-SCC4 genome has a window encoding:
- the flaJ gene encoding archaellar assembly protein FlaJ has protein sequence MFDTQLKNIREKNGGKLPFEDNIAELRNKISDIRDNKKMGNDLLFMITYMASITNANVSRPEIFAYTSERKEYIPARYIKRVECFVKRWNYSYAEGLRVVAERARNPLVESLLNRFGNSIESGVPDNIFLNEELGTVRNIFRNTFEQGVEMLKKWGDAYIALMLSATIVSIIIMVSVAIYAPDDLESTLNSSYFLTIGVSAFGIITMYKSIPDDQKCHNLSGSGSYEQNMVRKMERFIVPVTVLVSLILFISGINFGLICILSGILLAPLGIFGYRDDKNIIARDEDFTVFIRGLGSIMGGMGMTVTPALAKVDRKSLVVLQNFIDSVYSKMNIGLDEGLVWNKFIRDTGSNLIYKYLGIFRDSVELGAGPAEVAHIVSTSMLEQTLLRQKREMLSTGFIVLLIPMHMAMIGIFCFLFHILLTMAGAIKSVMTTFSDTASALSSSSTSIGGSMVGSINIFANFPEDKMQMFLVISILIVTVANILAGKIVKGGDRYMFYFFGSILFGLTGIIYITTPVFVDLMFSIPGFEAL, from the coding sequence ATGTTCGATACTCAGCTAAAAAACATCAGGGAGAAAAACGGAGGTAAACTTCCGTTTGAGGACAATATTGCTGAGCTCCGCAATAAAATATCGGACATTCGTGATAATAAAAAAATGGGAAACGATCTCCTGTTTATGATAACATACATGGCATCCATTACAAACGCCAATGTATCAAGACCTGAAATTTTTGCATACACCTCTGAGAGAAAAGAATACATCCCTGCAAGATACATTAAAAGAGTCGAATGCTTTGTTAAAAGATGGAATTACAGCTATGCGGAAGGCCTGAGAGTTGTCGCAGAAAGAGCAAGAAATCCTCTTGTCGAAAGTCTTTTGAACCGTTTTGGAAACTCAATAGAATCAGGTGTCCCGGATAATATCTTTCTAAATGAGGAACTGGGAACTGTAAGAAACATCTTCAGAAATACATTTGAGCAGGGAGTTGAAATGCTAAAAAAGTGGGGTGATGCATATATCGCCCTGATGCTTTCTGCAACCATTGTAAGTATTATTATCATGGTATCAGTTGCAATTTATGCTCCTGACGATCTCGAATCTACCCTGAATTCATCATATTTTCTAACAATAGGAGTTTCAGCGTTTGGCATAATTACCATGTACAAATCAATTCCTGATGATCAGAAATGCCACAATCTCAGTGGTAGCGGAAGTTATGAACAGAATATGGTAAGAAAAATGGAAAGATTTATCGTACCTGTTACAGTGCTGGTAAGTCTCATTCTGTTTATATCAGGAATTAATTTTGGTCTTATATGCATTCTTTCAGGAATTCTTCTTGCACCCCTGGGAATTTTTGGATACCGTGATGATAAAAACATTATTGCAAGAGATGAGGATTTTACGGTCTTCATAAGGGGTCTTGGCTCAATTATGGGAGGAATGGGAATGACAGTCACTCCCGCACTGGCAAAAGTAGATCGTAAATCTCTTGTTGTCCTTCAGAACTTTATAGATTCAGTTTATTCAAAGATGAATATAGGTCTTGATGAGGGACTTGTATGGAACAAATTCATAAGGGATACCGGCAGTAACCTGATTTACAAATATCTGGGTATTTTCAGGGATTCAGTTGAACTCGGAGCAGGGCCTGCTGAGGTGGCACACATTGTAAGTACCTCAATGCTTGAACAGACTCTCCTAAGACAAAAAAGAGAAATGCTCTCAACAGGTTTCATAGTACTTTTGATACCAATGCATATGGCCATGATTGGAATTTTTTGTTTCCTGTTCCATATTCTTCTGACTATGGCGGGTGCAATTAAAAGTGTCATGACCACTTTTTCGGATACTGCATCCGCACTGAGTTCCAGTTCCACATCAATAGGGGGATCAATGGTTGGCTCAATAAACATTTTTGCCAATTTCCCTGAAGATAAAATGCAGATGTTTCTGGTAATCAGTATACTAATTGTGACTGTTGCGAATATACTTGCAGGTAAAATTGTGAAAGGAGGAGATCGCTATATGTTTTATTTCTTTGGTAGTATTTTATTTGGGTTGACCGGAATAATATATATTACAACTCCTGTATTTGTAGATCTAATGTTCTCCATTCCGGGATTTGAGGCACTATAA
- a CDS encoding ATPase domain-containing protein: protein MFEDEESPGLGDLLGGDDRHILSTGNPEIDKKLADGLPLESLTLIEGENDTGKSVMTQQIIWGAMKGSMNVDLYTSENTAKSFLSQMDSMSLDISDYFAWGYLKIYPMHTIGFEWGEEEMNGILKRIIGKIQTSKSEVIIIDSLTLLTESTSQSDLLAFLTNCKNLVDHGKTILITLHTYAFEEDTLVRIRSICDAHLFMKKALIGDKYVMVMEVIKVRGARKTTGNVVSFEVHPGYGMKIIPMSTARV from the coding sequence ATGTTTGAAGATGAAGAAAGTCCCGGTCTTGGTGATCTGTTAGGGGGAGATGACAGACACATCCTCTCAACCGGAAATCCGGAAATTGATAAAAAACTCGCAGACGGACTTCCACTTGAATCATTAACTCTTATTGAAGGAGAAAATGATACAGGAAAAAGTGTAATGACCCAGCAGATCATCTGGGGTGCGATGAAAGGCAGCATGAACGTGGATCTCTATACTTCAGAAAACACTGCAAAAAGTTTTCTTTCACAGATGGATTCAATGAGTCTGGATATTTCTGATTATTTTGCATGGGGATATCTGAAAATATACCCCATGCACACAATTGGTTTTGAATGGGGTGAAGAAGAAATGAACGGTATTTTAAAAAGAATTATCGGAAAAATACAGACAAGCAAATCTGAAGTAATAATCATTGATTCACTGACACTCCTGACCGAATCAACATCTCAGAGTGATCTGCTGGCATTCCTGACAAACTGCAAAAACCTTGTTGATCATGGTAAAACAATACTGATTACACTCCACACATATGCATTTGAGGAAGATACACTTGTCAGAATCAGATCAATTTGTGATGCACATTTATTCATGAAAAAAGCTCTTATCGGCGACAAATATGTAATGGTAATGGAAGTTATTAAAGTCAGAGGTGCCAGAAAAACAACAGGAAATGTCGTTTCTTTTGAAGTACATCCTGGTTACGGTATGAAGATTATTCCAATGTCAACTGCAAGAGTATAA
- a CDS encoding flagellin, with amino-acid sequence MSSETFATAIFLITAIVAAAVLVNAFFPIIYQATSTFTQSSSSADERLRTDIKVINTFADSPDARVWIKNIGSARIGKNSINMSDVFIGAEGDFTLVSLDLTDIPSNGEWNYSVIETDTNDYWDPRETLEISIKSSKIPVTKGDYVYFSIALPNGVNLAKTFTASG; translated from the coding sequence ATGTCAAGTGAAACATTTGCTACAGCCATTTTCCTGATTACAGCGATCGTCGCTGCGGCAGTACTTGTAAATGCCTTTTTTCCAATAATATATCAGGCAACTTCAACTTTTACCCAATCCTCCAGTTCTGCGGATGAAAGATTGCGAACTGACATCAAAGTCATCAATACATTTGCAGATAGCCCGGATGCAAGAGTCTGGATAAAAAATATTGGAAGCGCAAGAATCGGCAAGAATAGTATAAACATGTCTGATGTATTCATTGGGGCAGAAGGAGATTTTACCCTTGTATCACTTGATCTTACAGATATACCCTCCAATGGCGAATGGAATTATTCAGTCATTGAAACGGATACAAATGATTACTGGGACCCGAGGGAAACTCTTGAAATCAGTATAAAATCCAGTAAAATACCTGTTACCAAAGGTGATTATGTATATTTCAGTATAGCCCTTCCAAACGGAGTGAATCTTGCTAAAACCTTTACAGCGAGTGGTTAA
- a CDS encoding type II/IV secretion system ATPase subunit: MGSLSANINLPFQPEELDEEDDIYSNYESSALYRMLPANAKEYVAHSPHLLEYLQMFPVNIHGIPLFFSELKRELKGLENPNVIYPVNEFTFIHIFSDPEDVRNYYIPIEPSFMHSVSDAMPLIEKKLIDLIDVLEEDPITEEERREVLKRVLKEVIYIKKPDENIAMLTGEAETGKTGFKDKIVKFLNTDFTAQKETGELAGSKISQTPDGKVILSMAEYRSIEYLLIRDKIEMGILNPFLADTYNEDITCDGVGPIFVEHKIFKGLKSAVEFKYSEEIDEFVIKMAERIKRPITYKNPIVDATLPDGSRINIVYGTEISKHGSNFTIRKFAEDPPSILALIEWKTTDYMVAGYLWICIEFGMSLFMSGETASGKTTSLNALTSFIAPESKIVTIEDTPELQVPHKNWTRQVSKGKGKGEGDGGDITMFDLLRAALRQRPNYILVGEIRGSEGAVAFGAMQTGHPVMSTFHAASVEKLIQRLCSDPINIPMTHVDNLNLVIIQSAVRRPDGSTVRRMLSINELVGYDPETGGFSFVSMFVWNPVTDEFDFPGKGSSYLLENKIGTLLGIPDNKKSEMYFEVEKRAKILQRLHKAGYMGFWDLYHMMTKVKKQGLLKIEF; encoded by the coding sequence ATGGGATCACTTAGTGCAAATATCAATCTTCCATTTCAGCCCGAAGAACTCGATGAGGAGGATGATATATATTCTAACTATGAATCCTCAGCATTATACAGAATGCTGCCTGCAAACGCAAAAGAATATGTTGCACACAGTCCTCACCTTTTAGAATATCTCCAGATGTTTCCGGTAAACATTCACGGAATACCCCTTTTCTTCTCAGAGCTTAAAAGAGAACTAAAAGGACTGGAAAACCCGAATGTAATCTATCCTGTAAATGAATTTACATTCATTCATATTTTTTCAGATCCCGAGGATGTCAGGAATTATTATATTCCAATTGAACCCTCGTTTATGCATTCGGTTTCGGATGCAATGCCCCTGATTGAGAAAAAACTAATAGACCTTATAGATGTTCTCGAAGAGGACCCTATTACAGAAGAAGAAAGAAGAGAGGTCTTAAAAAGGGTTTTAAAAGAAGTAATATACATAAAAAAGCCTGATGAAAATATTGCCATGCTCACAGGGGAGGCAGAAACAGGCAAAACAGGTTTCAAAGACAAGATTGTAAAATTTTTAAATACTGATTTTACAGCACAAAAAGAAACAGGTGAACTGGCAGGGTCGAAAATTTCCCAGACTCCTGATGGGAAAGTTATCCTTTCAATGGCAGAATACCGCTCAATTGAATATCTGTTAATAAGGGACAAAATAGAAATGGGTATTTTAAATCCGTTTCTTGCCGACACCTATAATGAAGATATTACCTGTGACGGTGTCGGCCCGATTTTTGTAGAGCACAAAATATTTAAAGGCCTCAAATCTGCTGTGGAATTCAAATATTCAGAGGAAATTGATGAATTTGTAATCAAAATGGCAGAACGCATAAAAAGGCCAATCACATACAAAAACCCGATTGTTGATGCAACCCTGCCTGACGGTTCCCGTATAAACATCGTATATGGAACTGAGATCTCAAAACACGGCAGTAATTTTACCATTCGTAAGTTTGCAGAAGATCCGCCAAGCATTCTTGCATTAATTGAATGGAAAACCACTGACTACATGGTTGCGGGATATCTTTGGATCTGTATTGAATTTGGAATGTCACTGTTCATGAGCGGAGAAACAGCAAGCGGCAAAACAACAAGCCTGAATGCACTCACATCGTTCATTGCTCCGGAAAGTAAAATTGTAACTATCGAGGATACTCCTGAACTTCAGGTACCTCATAAAAACTGGACAAGGCAGGTATCAAAGGGAAAAGGAAAAGGTGAGGGAGACGGAGGCGACATTACCATGTTCGATCTTCTTCGTGCCGCACTCCGTCAGCGTCCAAACTACATCCTTGTCGGTGAAATACGTGGTTCAGAAGGAGCTGTGGCTTTTGGTGCAATGCAGACAGGTCACCCCGTCATGAGCACCTTTCACGCTGCATCGGTTGAAAAACTAATCCAGCGTCTTTGCAGTGATCCAATTAATATTCCAATGACACACGTGGACAACCTTAATCTTGTGATTATTCAAAGTGCTGTCAGAAGACCCGATGGCAGCACTGTGAGACGGATGCTGAGCATAAATGAGCTTGTCGGATATGATCCGGAGACAGGCGGTTTTTCATTTGTATCAATGTTTGTCTGGAATCCTGTAACAGATGAATTTGATTTCCCGGGAAAAGGCAGCAGCTATCTTCTGGAAAATAAAATCGGAACATTACTTGGTATTCCTGACAATAAAAAATCCGAGATGTACTTTGAAGTTGAAAAGCGAGCAAAAATTCTTCAAAGGCTGCACAAAGCAGGTTATATGGGTTTTTGGGATTTATACCACATGATGACAAAAGTAAAAAAGCAGGGACTTTTAAAGATTGAATTTTAG